A DNA window from Candidatus Zixiibacteriota bacterium contains the following coding sequences:
- a CDS encoding methylated-DNA--[protein]-cysteine S-methyltransferase, whose translation MILYQDFESPIGPMIGGATDQGICFLEWHDRGGVDVILNRVRKRYKTEVAPGHNDHLTSLTDELSRYFTGDLKQFRTAIDITGTSFEQVVWKQLQKIDYGRTCSYGELAAKLDKPGAARAVGRANGANYLSIVIPCHRVIEANGNLRGYGGKVWRKKYLLELEAGVRQPHLPAEAEPGNLKTVSTVL comes from the coding sequence ATGATACTCTATCAGGATTTTGAGAGCCCAATCGGTCCCATGATCGGCGGCGCCACCGACCAGGGCATCTGTTTTCTGGAATGGCACGACCGGGGCGGCGTCGATGTCATTCTCAACCGGGTTCGCAAGCGCTACAAGACAGAAGTTGCCCCCGGCCACAACGATCATCTGACGAGTTTGACCGATGAACTATCTCGCTACTTCACCGGCGATCTGAAACAGTTCCGAACGGCTATCGACATCACCGGCACATCGTTTGAACAAGTTGTATGGAAGCAACTGCAGAAAATCGACTATGGCCGCACCTGCTCCTATGGTGAACTGGCCGCCAAGTTGGACAAACCGGGCGCCGCACGGGCGGTGGGCCGAGCCAACGGCGCCAATTACCTCTCGATTGTGATCCCCTGCCATCGAGTGATCGAAGCCAACGGCAACCTGCGCGGCTATGGCGGGAAAGTCTGGCGCAAGAAGTACCTGCTGGAGCTGGAAGCAGGCGTGCGACAGCCTCACTTACCCGCAGAAGCGGAACCGGGAAACCTGAAAACGGTCTCGACGGTTTTGTAG
- a CDS encoding helix-turn-helix domain-containing protein, with protein MTYTDKTMLKAMIERNQSFDGKFYVGVLSTGIYCLPSCKAKNPKRENVRFFPSREEAVAAGLRGCKRCRSDRYPDVLPDWVKRLIKHLRENRTVRITETDLADIAGVNISTIRRHFKAHLGMTALAFNRYQRLLHAREMLTAGENYLSAAFACGYESSSGFRAAFAKQFGRPPGGIKEINQ; from the coding sequence ATGACGTACACAGATAAAACAATGCTCAAAGCGATGATCGAACGCAACCAGTCGTTCGACGGCAAGTTCTATGTCGGTGTTCTCTCCACCGGTATCTACTGCCTCCCCTCGTGCAAAGCCAAGAATCCCAAACGGGAAAACGTTCGCTTCTTCCCCAGCCGTGAAGAAGCCGTCGCGGCCGGGTTGCGAGGTTGCAAACGCTGCCGGTCAGATAGGTATCCCGATGTCTTGCCCGATTGGGTCAAGCGGTTGATCAAGCATCTCAGAGAAAACCGTACCGTTCGGATTACCGAAACCGATTTGGCCGATATCGCCGGGGTCAATATCAGTACGATTCGCCGTCATTTCAAAGCGCATCTTGGAATGACAGCTTTGGCTTTCAATCGCTACCAGCGGCTGCTGCATGCCCGTGAGATGCTAACGGCCGGCGAAAACTATCTTAGCGCCGCCTTTGCCTGCGGCTATGAATCCTCGTCGGGGTTCCGAGCCGCTTTCGCCAAACAATTCGGCCGTCCACCGGGAGGGATCAAGGAGATAAACCAATGA